ATTGATTTGATAGTTCTACCTCGTCTTCCTGCAGACTTAGATAAATTTTCTCGTAAACCTTATATTTTCTTTTTTCAGAAACCTCTTTTACATTCCCTTCTTCATCTGCTTTTAAGAAAACATCTTCAAAGTCTTCTAAAACATTTCCGTACAACAATAGTATTTCGATAATCTTTCTTTCGAAACCGTATAAAATATCTACTTTTTCAGGTCCTTGCTGATGTCCCATATCACCAGGATAATAATCCTCGGGCGGCCCGGTTCGCGGATCTTCCGGATCTCCTCCTGAATAATTGGCTTGTTTTGAAGGCTGGTTTCTAACAACCTCAAAAGGTTTTTGTTCCTGTTTTTGTCTTTTATTTGCTTCAGAAAGATCTTTTTGAATCAGCTGTGCCAGCGTACTTACTAAAACTTGTTCAGAAATATCCATAATTCGGGCACATTCCTGAATATAAACTTCGCGCTGAATTCTGTCCGGTATTTTCGAAATACTGGCAACCATATCTCGGATTAAATCGGCTTTTTTTATAGGATCGTTTTTGGCTTCTCCCATCAAAATAGAAGCTTTAAACTGTATAAAATCTTTACTGTTTTCTTCTAAATACCGCACTAAATCGTCATGCGAATTTTTTCTGGCAAAACTATCCGGATCTTCTCCATCGGGGAAAGCACAAACTCTAACGTTCATTCCTTCTTCCAGAATTAAATCGATACCTCGAATAGAAGCACGAAGTCCGGCAGCATCTCCATCAAAAAGTACGGTAATATTTCGCGTTAAACGATTTACTAATCGGATTTGATCTGGTGTTAAAGCTGTTCCCGAAGAAGCAACTACATTTTCGATTCCGGCCTGATTAAACTGAATTACATCGGTGTAACCTTCAACGAGATAACAATTATTTTGTTTGGCTATAGCCTGCTTTGCCTGAAAAATTCCGTAAAGTACTCTGCTTTTATGGTAAATATCACTTTCTGGTGAATTGAGGTATTTTGCTGCTTTTTTATCGTTGGTTAAAATACGTCCTCCAAAACCCAAAACACGTCCCGACATACTGTGAATAGGGAACATTACACGCCCTTTAAAACGGTCAAAAGGACGATCTTCTCTCGCAATGGTTAAACCTGTGCTTTCCAGAAATTCCAGCTTATATCCTTTTCCCAGAGCTTCTTTTGTTAAAGCATCCCAGGTTTCAGGAGAATATCCTAAAGCAAATTTTTTGATGGTTTCATTTGTAAATCCTCTTTCTTTAAAGTAAGATAAACCAATTGCTTTTCCTTCTTCAGAATTAATTAAAACATCCTGAAAATACTTCGCCGCAAATTCTGAAACCAGATACATACTTTCACGAACATCTGTTATGGCTTTTTCAGCCTCTGTCTGCTCGGTTTCCTCAATTTCGATATTGTATTTTTTAGCTAAATAACGAATAGCTTCGGGATATGTAAAATGGGAATGTTCCATCAAAAAGGCAACGGAATTTCCTCCTTTTCCGGAACTAAAATCTTTCCAGATACCTTTTGCAGGAGATACCATAAAAGAAGGCGAGCGCTCATCTGAAAACGGGCTTAATCCTTTAAAGTTACTTCCTGCACGCTTTAAATTAACAAAATCGCCAATAACCTCCTCTACTCGAGCAGTTTCAAAAACGGCGTCTATGGTACTTTGTGAAATCAAAACGTTAGATTATTTTTTAAAAATTAGAGCCTGTAAAAGTACACAAATCAAACCTGAATTTACAAAAAAAAGTGCCTCTTTCGAAGCACTTTTTCTACTTACTAAACTCAACTTTATTTTTAATTTAAATCGAAACGTAATCCTAAAGAAATATTATTCTCTTTCACTAAATTATCCTGAAACAACGGATTCAGATCGTATTTAAGATACAAACTCACATCTCTGTAACCAATGTAAGAACTCAAACCGTAAATAAAATTATTTACATTATAATCGCCTTTTATTCTCGTTTTGTATTTTAAATCATCTTCTTCAAACTTCAAAATTTGCTTTGATTTTACGTTGATTCCGGCATAACCACCCACTCCAAAACGAAAACTTTTATGTGTTTTAAAATAGGTTTTCCCATTTTTTTCTATCGGTCTTGTAAAATCAAATTCTAAATGTACCGGAAGCACCAAATACACATTTCTAAAACGAGATTCTGTTAAATGTACCGGATTTACTTCAAGGTCTGTCTGATCGCCGTTTACAACAAAACTTCTGTTATCTGTTG
The genomic region above belongs to Flavobacterium sp. and contains:
- the dnaG gene encoding DNA primase, which gives rise to MISQSTIDAVFETARVEEVIGDFVNLKRAGSNFKGLSPFSDERSPSFMVSPAKGIWKDFSSGKGGNSVAFLMEHSHFTYPEAIRYLAKKYNIEIEETEQTEAEKAITDVRESMYLVSEFAAKYFQDVLINSEEGKAIGLSYFKERGFTNETIKKFALGYSPETWDALTKEALGKGYKLEFLESTGLTIAREDRPFDRFKGRVMFPIHSMSGRVLGFGGRILTNDKKAAKYLNSPESDIYHKSRVLYGIFQAKQAIAKQNNCYLVEGYTDVIQFNQAGIENVVASSGTALTPDQIRLVNRLTRNITVLFDGDAAGLRASIRGIDLILEEGMNVRVCAFPDGEDPDSFARKNSHDDLVRYLEENSKDFIQFKASILMGEAKNDPIKKADLIRDMVASISKIPDRIQREVYIQECARIMDISEQVLVSTLAQLIQKDLSEANKRQKQEQKPFEVVRNQPSKQANYSGGDPEDPRTGPPEDYYPGDMGHQQGPEKVDILYGFERKIIEILLLYGNVLEDFEDVFLKADEEGNVKEVSEKRKYKVYEKIYLSLQEDEVELSNQ